Proteins found in one Streptococcus anginosus subsp. whileyi MAS624 genomic segment:
- a CDS encoding 5-formyltetrahydrofolate cyclo-ligase, whose protein sequence is MKADLRKTIVRKMKEQELIVKQQRDALLTQYLLESSAYQQARTVATYLSLPHEFDTRIFIRQAQADGKRVLVPKTYPQGRMTFVDYNPNDLELTVFGIWEPRSERAVEKSHIDLIHVPGVAFNKKGYRIGYGGGYYDRYLADFKGMTVSTIYLYQLVDFQPDDCDIPVQKVLICE, encoded by the coding sequence ATGAAGGCAGATTTGCGCAAAACTATAGTCAGAAAAATGAAAGAGCAGGAATTGATAGTAAAACAGCAGAGAGATGCTTTGCTCACTCAGTACTTGCTGGAATCTTCTGCTTATCAACAAGCTAGAACAGTTGCTACTTATTTATCTTTGCCACACGAGTTTGATACAAGGATTTTCATCAGGCAGGCTCAAGCAGATGGCAAGCGGGTTTTGGTCCCTAAGACTTATCCCCAAGGGCGCATGACTTTTGTAGATTATAATCCAAATGACTTGGAATTGACTGTTTTTGGTATCTGGGAACCAAGAAGTGAACGAGCGGTGGAAAAATCTCATATTGATTTGATACATGTTCCAGGTGTTGCTTTTAACAAAAAAGGCTATCGTATTGGCTATGGAGGTGGCTATTATGACCGCTATTTGGCTGATTTTAAAGGGATGACAGTAAGTACAATTTATCTTTACCAGTTAGTTGATTTTCAACCAGATGATTGTGATATTCCCGTTCAGAAGGTATTGATTTGTGAATAA